The following are encoded in a window of Danio aesculapii chromosome 12, fDanAes4.1, whole genome shotgun sequence genomic DNA:
- the si:ch211-136m16.8 gene encoding uncharacterized protein si:ch211-136m16.8: protein MDAPENTGSRIGRTIWTVWGYLSGAVARYLRPEVTDKGNQSVNSRSDEAAVNKTDKEVKAESSENQHDKSTAEIKVCSPDVKAQVQWENTDVVKDDSNDELNVDITKKQTYRFAMWSTGTESISVDAHAEKETAKSECKESDATHGLEEIGQTEQEDAKNKECDWNNQDEKCVRTDKLDHADMLVQSEFRKQDEKPDHGENEVIGGLKRADTTEVEFVHQHNKEMIEKDVEKVQDLPPLLEYCKEEADGLSKPEMLNLLDAYSDEIDEFSKNEVDHMGPGTEGANEQDKESETSHNIKQTGKTEQEDANNKEYDWNNQVEKCVMKEEIDDADILVQSELQEQDEKTDHGEKEVIEVLKHADTNEVEFADEEMIENDEERVRDLPPLLEYRKEEADGLSKPETLNLLDAYSDEIHEFSKNEVDQVGPGTDVIKQTGKTEQEESKNKECDWNNQVEECVMTDKLDHADILVQSELQKQVEEPDHGENEVIGGLKHTDTNEVEFVQQNNEEMTENDEEKVQDLPPLLEYRTDDLPMPEKLNLLDTCSDEIDEFPKNEVDQVGLAPKGATEQYKDSETSHMIKQTGKVEQDDQHHEDKKCMMKEDPGYTSLTVQSELEKQMDMKNHEESESIAGFKEAGEHVIEHLIGQNDQEKNEEDKEKALKLQSEVQDSFQLLEYSSKDTLQNPEKLNLMQTYCSEIAENVVEDMLLASEKDEDMTESEHKPTTSQLHESTETLHGVSNEIPKKHKPNNEMELKMITVLGECFETVNTSENTMLSDSKQDTPENTTETGTGSPVVAVTTEGMFSDVIVCDFPGELRKEPETSSTPAHYEENKFYLNELQSFSERHLERDAKFACTVERSETMKPAEKVFEIEKDIETLIESLDATERQEIDKNKLSLMEDVKLSTKLMSEHEKAESFETEITLESRELLEFTRGECKSSHDTMVDTLSESDGSAKVEQVADVDSILTRYSPPSEFVEETLGLPGESERFIEEQEILETDLVKTALDYVEEITNQVLKEMIETEMLEKTEHLVELSMEELGDAECRGTENSVSAEAFVLEEERMILDETMESNVEMEVETASNEDFKQNEQHTSSPKLETCEAERHHEEQTYHCVKLSTGTDYLETNQGDTDTDEHKVDDAHVENEEASSEREYANVVCKDSEKNWWTEQKDGLDVKCSMAMKKEDPDNTDMVQSELHGEDLDEYKQINMVDLETEGTGGLKFSDKLLTDEKEKNVDQNDQENPEDDENQQPEVEAPADAFVLEEEIILVGETMDGKVEMEVETTSSEDVKQNQQHTNTPKLETSEVERHHEEQTYHCTKLSTGTDYLGTNPDDSDIDEHKDDDAHVENEEASSEIEYANTVSKDSESAQELEKDWQIEQKDDDNKKCTILIKKEDPENADMVQSELHEEDVEQNKQIIMVNLEEAEGTGGLRHSDKHFTYDKEKNIDQNHQEKPEDDQQPEGQEPADAFIMEEEMMLLVETMDGNVEIEVETTCIEDVELMCEADGGHEKIQKVIAGETLLRGHKDAMEVSKPAMKRRFGQVNKDPPEVKIQGIGFNLQDSSLDFTIQKSRIAVKNPLVRPPKDPRKLISKASVEPLLPQPSACSPRVNVSPLNKGMIGFKLPGLGSGMPVLKKTEFGKKAREGEAEKTLQPQQKSDAEPEDSDKPVQTTAKPKWTPPRHPGMGGPLMMAELKNKLKKPSNQ, encoded by the exons ATGGATGCGCCTGAAAACACGGGGAGCCGTATTGGGCGCACTATTTGGACTGTTTGG GGTTATCTGTCAGGGGCTGTTGCGAGATACCTCAGACCGGAAGTCACAGATAAAGGAAACCAAAGCGTTAATTCTAGATCAGATGAGGCTGCAGTTAATAAAACTGACAAAGAAGTGAAGGCAGAAAGTAGTGAGAACCAACATGACAAAAGTACAGCAGAGATCAAGGTTTGTTCACCTGATGTCAAAGCGCAAGTCCAGTGGGAAAATACTGATGTGGTCAAGGATGACAGTAATGATGAACTTAACGTTGACATCACTAAAAAGCAAACGTACCGTTTTGCAATGTGGTCCACTGGGACTGAGAGTATTTCAGTTGATGCTCATGCTGAAAAAGAAACAGCAAAATCTGAGTGTAAAGAGAGTGATGCAACACATGGGTTGGAGGAAATTGGGCAAACTGAACAAGAAGATGCTAAAAACAAAGAATGTGATTGGAATAATCAGGATGAAAAGTGTGTGAGGACAGATAAATTAGATCATGCAGATATGCTGGTCCAATCTGAGTTTAGGAAGCAAGATGAAAAACCGGACCATGGAGAAAATGAAGTCATTGGAGGTTTAAAACGTGCAGATACAACTGAGGTAGAATTTGTTCACCAACATAATAAGGAAATGATTGAAAAAGATGTAGAAAAGGTGCAAGATTTGCCTCCACTTTTGGAATACTGTAAAGAGGAAGCAGATGGGCTTTCAAAGCCTGAAATGCTGAATTTATTGGACGCATATTCTGATGAAATTGATGAATTCTCTAAAAATGAGGTTGATCACATGGGACCTGGAACAGAGGGTGCAAATGAGCAGGATAAAGAAAGTGAAACATCACATAACATAAAGCAAACTGGGAAAACTGAACAAGAAGATGCTAATAACAAAGAATATGATTGGAATAATCAGGTTGAAAAGTGTGTGATGAAAGAAGAGATAGATGATGCAGATATACTGGTCCAATCTGAGCTTCAGGAGCAAGATGAAAAAACGGACCATGGAGAGAAGGAAGTCATTGAAGTTTTAAAACATGCAGATACAAATGAGGTAGAATTTGCTGATGAGGAAATGATTGAGAATGATGAAGAAAGGGTGCGAGATTTGCCTCCACTTCTGGAATACCGTAAAGAGGAAGCAGATGGGCTTTCAAAGCCTGAAACCCTGAATTTATTGGACGCATATTCTGATGAAATTCATGAATTCTCTAAAAATGAGGTTGATCAGGTGGGACCTGGAACCGATGTGATAAAGCAAACTGGGAAAACTGAACAAGAAGAGTCTAAAAACAAAGAATGTGATTGGAATAATCAGGTTGAAGAGTGTGTGATGACAGATAAATTAGATCATGCAGATATACTAGTCCAATCTGAACTTCAGAAGCAAGTTGAAGAACCGGACCATGGAGAGAATGAAGTCATTGGAGGTTTAAAACATACAGATACAAATGAGGTAGaatttgttcaacaaaataatgAGGAAATGACTGAGAATGATGAAGAAAAGGTGCAAGATTTGCCCCCACTTCTGGAATACCGTACAGATGACCTTCCAATGCCTGAAAAACTTAATTTATTGGACACATGTTCTGATGAAATCGATGAATTCCCCAAAAATGAGGTTGATCAGGTTGGGCTTGCACCTAAGGGTGCAACTGAGCAGTATAAAGATAGTGAAACTTCACATATGATAAAGCAAACTGGGAAAGTTGAACAAGATGATCAGCATCATGAGGATAAAAAATGTATGATGAAGGAAGATCCAGGTTACACATCGCTAACTGTCCAATCTGAGCTTGAAAAACAGATGGACATGAAGAACCACGAGGAGTCAGAAAGCATTGCAGGTTTTAAAGAAGCAGGAGAACATGTTATTGAACATCTTATTGGCCAGAATGATCAGGAAAAAAATGAGGAAGATAAAGAAAAAGCACTTAAATTACAATCAGAAGTGCAAGATTCTTTTCAATTACTTGAATATTCATCAAAGGACACTCTTCAAAATCCTGAAAAACTGAACTTAATGCAAACATATTGTTCTGAAATTGCTGAAAATGTAGTAGAGGATATGCTGCTTGCATCTGAGAAGGATGAAGACATGACAGAGAGTGAACACAAACCCACAACTTCTCAGTTGCATGAGTCAACAGAAACACTTCATGGAGTTTCCAATGAAATCCCTAAAAAACATAAACCAAACAATGAAATGGAACTGAAAATGATCACAGTATTGGGCGAGTGTTTTGAAACTGTTAATACATCCGAAAACACCATGCTgtcagattcaaaacaggatACTCCAGAAAATACAACAGAAACAGGAACTGGATCGCCGGTGGTTGCTGTAACCACTGAAGGCATGTTTTCAGATGTGATTGTTTGCGACTTCCCAGGAGAATTGAGGAAAGAACCAGAGACTTCATCAACTCCTGCACATTATGAGGAGAACAAATTTTACCTAAATGAGCTCCAATCATTTTCAGAAAGGCATTTAGAAAGAGATGCTAAGTTTGCATGCACAGTTGAGCGTTCAGAGACAATGAAACCAGCTGAGAAAGTTTTTGAGATTGAAAAAGACATCGAAACTCTAATCGAATCCTTAGATGCAACTGAAAGACAGGAAATAGACAAAAACAAGTTGTCACTTATGGAAGATGTTAAATTGAGTACCAAGCTGATGTCAGAACATGAAAAGGCAGAAAGCTTTGAGACGGAAATCACTTTAGAGTCACGTGAGCTTCTTGAGTTTACAAGGGGAGAATGTAAATCTTCTCACGATACAATGGTGGACACTTTATCTGAATCAGATGGATCTGCCAAAGTAGAGCAGGTTGCAGATGTTGACTCCATATTAACAAGATATTCACCCCCATCAGAGTTTGTGGAGGAAACTCTAGGTCTCCCAGGTGAATCAGAGAGATTTATTGAGGAGCAGGAGATCCTGGAGACAGATCTGGTGAAGACCGCTTTAGATTATGTTGAGGAAATAACAAATCAAGTGTTGAAGGAAATGATAGAAACCGAAATGCTGGAAAAGACTGAACATTTGGTAGAGCTTTCAATGGAGGAACTTGGTGATGCGGAATGTCGAGGAACAGAAAATAGTGTGTCAGCTGAAGCATTTGTACTGGAAGAAGAAAGGATGATTTTAGATGAAACAATGGAAAGTAATGTAGAAATGGAGGTGGAAACAGCAAGTAATGAAGATTTCAAGCAAAATGAGCAACATACTAGTTCACCAAAGCTTGAAACATGTGAAGCTGAGAGACACCACGAGGAACAAACTTATCATTGTGTAAAGTTGTCAACTGGAACTGATTATTTAGAGACTAATCAAGGTGATACAGACACAGATGAACACAAAGTTGATGATGCACATGTTGAAAACGAAGAAGCTTCATCTGAAAGAGAGTATGCAAACGTTGTGTGTAAAGACAGTGAGAAAAATTGGTGGACTGAACAAAAAGACGGTCTTGATGTAAAGTGTTCAATGGCAATGAAGAAAGAAGATCCAGATAACACAGATATGGTCCAATCTGAGCTTCATGGAGAAGATTTAGATGAATATAAACAGATAAACATGGTGGACCTTGAGACTGAAGGCACTGGAGGTTTGAAATTTTCAGATAAGCTTCTTACTGATGAAAAGGAGAAAAACGTTGACCAAAATGATCAGGAAAATCCTGAAGATGATGAAAACCAACAACCTGAAGTAGAAGCACCAGCTGATGCATTTGTACTAGAAGAGGAAATTATATTAGTAGGTGAAACAATGGACGGTAAGGTAGAAATGGAGGTGGAAACCACAAGTAGTGAAGATGTCAAGCAAAACCAGCAACATACTAATACACCAAAGCTTGAAACAAGTGAAGTTGAGAGACACCACGAGGAACAAACTTATCATTGTACAAAGTTGTCTACAGGAACTGATTATTTAGGGACTAATCCAGATGATTCAGACATAGATGAACACAAAGATGATGATGCACATGTTGAAAACGAAGAAGCTTCATCTGAAATTGAATATGCAAACACTGTGTCAAAAGACAGTGAATCAGCACAGGAGCTGGAGAAAGATTGGCAGATTGAACaaaaagatgatgataataaaaagtGTACGATTCTGATAAAGAAAGAAGATCCAGAAAATGCAGACATGGTGCAATCTGAGCTTCATGAAGAAGACGTAGAGCAGAATAAACAGATAATCATGGTGAACCTTGAGGAGGCAGAAGGCACTGGAGGTTTAAGACATTCAGATAAACATTTTACTTATGACAAGGAGAAAAACATTGACCAGAATCATCAGGAAAAACCTGAGGATGACCAACAACCTGAAGGACAAGAGCCAGCTGATGCATTCATAATGGAAGAAGAAATGATGTTATTAGTTGAAACAATGGATGGCAATGTAGAAATAGAGGTGGAAACCACATGTATTGAAGATGTAGAGCTAATGTGTGAAGCTGATGGAGGTCATGAGAAGATACAGAAGGTCATTGCTGGAGAAACACTGCTGAGGGGTCATAAAGACGCAATGGAGGTTAGCAAACCTGCGATGAAAAGAAGGTTTGGTCAAGTAAACAAAGACCCTCCAGAGGTGAAGATTCAAGGAATTGGTTTCAATCTGCag GACTCATCTTTGGACTTCACCATTCAGAAATCTAGAATAGCAGTGAAGAATCCTCTAGTTCGGCCTCCCAAAGACCCCAGAAAGCTGATCTCCAAGGCCTCTGTCGAACCGCTTCTGCCACAGCCTTCAGCATGTTCTCCCAGAGTCAATGTTTCTCCTCTGAATAAAGGAATGATTGGATTCAAACTCCCAG GACTTGGATCAGGGATGCCGGTTCTGAAGAAAACTGAATTTGGGAAGAAAGCAAGAGAAGGAGAAGCAGAAAAGACACTACAGCCACAG